CCGTATTTAATGCTTTTGTGAATGTCATCCTCGCTGTATGATTTAATGACAAAGAACTTTGCATCTGTGTATGTTTCAGGGAAATCATCTTTGTTGTACTGCTCCCTATCTGGGAAAAGGGGTAGATTATCCTCATCACAGTTGCCTTTTAGTGGAAGACTCTGCCCCTTAACTGCTAAGGATATAGGTTCAGAATCCTTCTGGTCCTTGAAACCCTTTCCCCTGGGTCCTCTGTTCAACTCATTCAACCCATCAGCGCTTTCATTGCTGTTGATAAATAAACCATTACCACGGCCACGAGGTCTATACTTGTAATCAGCAACCAACCAATCACGACCACCAGTCCTAAGATCATAAATACTAGGTGAAAATTCTAAACCACTTCTAAACGCGTTTCCGTATTGACCATACATCCGATTGTTAGGATACATCTGATTCATATATCCTCCCATTGCAGATGACGCTCTTGGATGCTGCATACCCTGTTGCATAAAAGGATAGAATAAGGCGAAGAGAAGGACGTATCCAGGTCTACTGAATGCTCCATTTCCCAAATCATAAACACCATTGGTAAATTAAATCCAGTTAATAAtgccaaaagaaaaggaaagggaaGCAGATCCACAAGTTGAAAATTCTGGAGAGCAGCATGTTTAGCCACCATAAAACAGGTGGGAAAAAGATGAATAAGAAGTACTGAATATCAAGGACACACAGCAATCAAGTGGTGCAAATGACAAGCACCTTAAGGAATACCTACCACTGAATGTGGAAGAGGACGCAGATTTTGAGTACCTCCAGAAGAGAAATTGCTCCCATGAGGAACTGCTGAAGAGACCCAAGGACTTACTGCATCAACAGATTTGTGATGATAAAAAACATAGAAGCTTCAAGGATATATCTAACAAACTAATTCCTTGAACCAAATCTCTTCCTTATAATCCGAGAAAAGGGATACCTGATGGTATGCCTCCCCAACCATAGGAATCAGAGGATTTCACAGAAGAATTCTGGTAAGTTGGTCTTACAGACTTTGACGTATTGGTTCGATGAGTCACGGTACTTCCTACACGACTCTGATTTGCTTTGGTTGATTCAGCTGGAAATTGCACTTGGTCAGGTGCGACAGAGGGTGAAACCACTGTCTGGGAAGTGTTACCTTGGTTGGAAGGGTAAGATCCACTGGTCGAAGAAGCAGACTGAAAATAAGACGATGGGTATTGGTATTGCTGAGGGCCATAGAGCTGCCTATCATGTCCAACATGCGAACCCGATGGGGAGTATGTCCCATATGGTGCATAACCATACCCATGTTGATAGTCACCGAACATGCCCTGTTATCAGCCACCAGGCCCGGAGAGAATCAAAAGCTATCCTCAAGTATAAGACTAATAAACAAGATCACAAGAATAATAACAAACAACATGAGGCCCACAGGGCCTAGCTCAAGTGGCAAAGGGTGGTGGATTTGTGTCTTAGGTCACAGGTTCAAGCCCCCACACAATGCAAAGCAAAGCccggtatttaagtggagaagggtagaggggcgggcccattatccaccgagtttcgaAGACTGCGGTTGGTCCAAAGGATCGGCCCCCAGGGCCTAGCTCAAGTGGCAAAGGGTGGTGGATTTGTGTCTTAGGTCGCAGGTTCAAGCCCCCACACCATGCAAAGCAAAGCccggtatttaagtggagaagggtagaggggtgggcccattatccaccgagtttcgaAGACTGCGGTTGGTCCAAAGGATCGGCCCCAGACGGATTTCTCGgtcataaaaaaaaaataacaaaaaataaataaaacaacaTGAGGTCAAACAACTTCCAGTTATAGAGAAGAGAAGGATAAAGGGGATTAAAAAAAAGGGGGGATGGGGAGATATGTCATCAGGACAAGTCCCAGCACCAACTCTTCTTGGTTAAAAGATCACAAATCACAATGAAATTCTAGAAATCAATTTCGAGGCAAAATTCTATAAAtggaaaataaacaaataaaaaaaggaaacataattaattttaaaaaaaaaaattacttgagGCATTTCAACTCCATCGGCGCTTGCAAGTCCATCCCACTCATTGCCTGATGATCCATCATAACCTGTATTTAAAACCATATCACAGGAGGATGAGCAGGCAGAAGCTTTATTGATAGAATGAAATATATACCATCAAAAGGTACACTATGCAACTGACCAAGTAAAAGACCTTCTTGACCTTCAATCCTAATGCTACCTAGATAATTCAGAATTGCCTAGCAGCTTATCCATACAAACAACTGTATATCATGTAATTTAGCTGAATGTCCAATGACGAATCAAAATAATGGGCAACACAACATGCTGTTAAGCATTTTATCAATTGATAAACAACActctctatacagtctggtgtTTGTTACCTCCATAATAGTATGTTGAAGAAGGGTATGTAGGAGATGTGTATCCGTTTGGGCTGTAAAACATGCTTGGCCCTGTGAAATCCTGATTGAAGGGGCTTATTGGTCTCTCAAATGGCTTGTTCATTCCATTCGCCATGGTGCCAGGTTCAACAGGTGCATATTGAACAGATGAAACCTTTTTATCAAGAAAGAGGGATTGACAGTAAAGGGAGTTAATTTTTAACTCAACCAAGACATCCTATGTTGTCAAACATTAATGAAAAAATACAGCAAAGATGCCAAAATTTTCATTTAGTGGCATGCATTGGAAAGTCAAAATTAATCTCAAGATTTAAAGCAACAACCAGTACCTGCTTTGTTGAGTCACGAGCTTGAAGGGACTTATTCTCGGAATCCAAATGCAAGTCCTGTAGCAAATCTGCTGTTTCTTAAGCAATGTGAATTAAGGAGACAAAAAAACATGTCATAAACCCAGGTCCGCCGGACATCTTATTTAAGCATCTCATCCATTTAGAGTTTTGATGCCATAAATTCGTCTAATACATAACTTACATACTAGATATATTCCACAAGCATGTCAAACGTCATTAATATATACCCCTTCTGTTCCACTCTATGTGACAGCACCTTTTTCTCAATTACTTTTTAAACAGTTTGAATGTTAACTATGTGAACTAAAATATTTTTACATAGTTTCTAAGtatgtaaattttatttcaaaatacTTGAAGATTCTATGTCTGCTTAGTCCGAATCATGCCATTCCAAAAATCCAACTAAAGTTCTTTTAGAAAAATTAAAAGTGACCCAATAACAACCCACAAGCAGGGCAGAGGATGGTTCTTCAAGCATATCATTGCACTAATAAAAACAACAATTGCGCAATTAATTCCATAAGcatcaatttttcttttttaatttcagCACTCCCCAAACAGCCATGAAATTAAGAAacagaaagaaaagataaagtaaGAAATTACAGAAATTCGGTAGTCAAACAGGGAGCATAAACCCTAGtaaaaaacacacaaaaccagtattaaagagagagagagagagagagaacagaagcgtaataaaaataaaaacttacaATTTAAGGAAACCCCAGAtgagaaaataattaaaagaaatgaataaagagaaagagagaaagaaaaggataCGATCTGAGGAAGGAACAACAGCCGCCATAGGCAAAAGATCGACCAAAACACCTGAGAAGTGAGGCCTAATTATACGTTATTTATCAAAATGTGACTTGACTGTAAATACTACCCCAAAATGAAGAAAAGTAGCAGTACTTACTGAGAGATAAATGAGAGAGAGGGAAGACTTGGGGAAGGGGTTAGTTAGCCGCACAGGAGCCAAAAGGAGAAACAGATGCTATTTTGTGTTTCGGTTTCGGCCTTCTCAGACTCAGACTCAGACTCAGACTCAGAGGGGAAAGTGAAAAATTTCTTCACGTAAACTATTGTGATTCAAATAGCTCCACGGCTCTTTCTCCCAAACCGGaaacttttttccttttctcccttttcttattttattactatatatatatatatatacttgccaCCATTTTTTATTATTTGGGTGTTTGATAGTATGAAGCAAAATGTTTTCGCAAATTATAagtaaattttatttatttttaacgtTTGATAAGTGAATGAaagatattattttaaaaatatttatatataattaGGCAAATATTATGGTGTAAAATTGAGGCAGTAGAGTGGTGGGGATGGTTGGGGTTGGGTGAATATTAAAATCTTTTAAATTGCACGATTGAAGTTCAATAAGTGCCCTTCGATTGATCTTTATATTAGATTTTTTAGTTATATTGGATTTCATTCCATCCTAATTCGATCGTTTATTAAGTAGTTTTACGAAACAGTAAGAATTACATATACAAAtgtgtatacggttaaaatcgggcctatccgattttactatttgatcgagACTGGAAAATTGCATCGAAGATCAACCTCGTAGTGGATCAGACCAGAGCACGAAGATAAGGTATCAAGTTCGAGAATTGAGAGCCTCGTAGTGGATCAGACCAGAGCACGAAGATAAGGTATCGAGTTCGAGAATTGAGAGCCTCGTAGTGGATCAGACCAGAGCACAAAGATAAGGTATCGAGTTCGAGAATTGAAGTGCCTGTCGAGATCGAGGGCAGCAGCGGTCGAGACCAAATATGGCAGACATTGAGCAAAGCGCAATAACGGAAAAGTGAGATATCCGTGTTCGGTCGAAGATCACTACGAAAATCCCGGAACATATCAAATCAAGGGCGATTGTTTAGGCTAATCATGGaatttacttccgtaattagaattgtactatagataggattcctctactatataaaaagagttctaatcattttgtaaaGGACTTACACTCTGagatatcaaagcaatataacaCCTTTCCTTTAGTTCATATATTTGTTCATCAGCTTGTTATATTTTAATTGTTCTTGCTCAACTCAGCTCGAGGGTATTCAAACTCGAGGGCTGAATTTAGTTCAAACACTGGTTTGCTTTATCCTGTTGTTTATTTCTATTATTAATCTTTAcattatcaattggtattaggtaaaATCACGTGtctttaaaaccacattataagtttaattgttatccaattttaagggtaaacatttggcgcccaccgtgggactAAGGATAACAGTGATTGTCTGGTATTAATTCTCGTAACACACACTACTTTACGCTTGTTCTTGTGAGTGTTTTTGATTTCAGGATCAACATGTCTAACTCGCGAGCAGTACCCACTCATGCTGATGACGACCTCGGTTTCCATGGAGAAAACGATAATATAGCCGCCCCAGTGATCGAAGTGCCTCAAGATGGCCACGAGGGAGTACCAATGCAGACCCCCATCGATGTCAGTTCGCACGTCGCCCTAAATGCAAATTTGGGCGTCGAACCTGGAAATAGTGTCCCACAGAGATGCCCGAGCAGCCGATCAGAACGCACAGAGCGGTGAAGAAGGCAGAATTAACCTTCGAATGATATTTGAAATATTGTAGACTCAACAAGTTGTGATAGCGCAACTCCAAAATTAGAATCGAGGACCAAGCGAAATTAAGCTCGAAACATCACAAGAGGTTGTTCATAGAGTCGAGCCTGTACCGAAGAAATCGAACGCCAATTAATCGGGGACTGACCCCGCCATTATGAAGATGCTTGAGGATCTCACTAAACAGATCGAGTCAGGTGAAAAGAAAATCGTGtctaatgacaaaaaggtagaaaCATACAACTCACGGGTAGACCAAATACCGGGGGCTCCCCCGAtcctaaagggtttggattcgaagaagttcgtgcagaagACTTTCCCtccaagtgcggctccgaagcccatcccgaagaaattctGTATGCCAGAAATTCCCAAATACAATGAGGCCATTGACCCTAATGAGCATGTTACTTCTTATACGTGCGCAATAAAATGACTTAGAAGACGATGAGATTGAATATGATCtattgaagaaatttggagaaactttatcgaagggtgccatgatatggtatcataacttaccACCCAactctattgattcgtttgctatgctCGCAGACTCTTTTGAGAAAGCCCATGCCGGAGCCATTAAAGTTGCAACAAGGAAATCAGACCTCTTCAAGGTAAGACAAAAGGATAACGAGATGCTCAGAGAATTCGTAGTTCGGTTCCAAACAGAGAGAATGGATTTGCCCCCAGTCACCGATGTCTGGGATGTTCAAGCTTTTACACAAGGTCTCAACACTCGGAGCTCCATAGCTTCACAacagttgaagcaaaatttgatcgaatatccagtTGTCACGTGGGACAATGTTCACAACCGGTAtcagtcgaagattagggtcgaagATGATCAACTGGGAACTCCAATTGGTTCAATTTATCCTGACAAGCCCGTGGACAGAGTTAAAAGGGATGTCGATCGAGAATCAAGATCGAATAGAGATAGATACCAACCATACAATGGAGATCGAAGAAATAACGGTCCTGGAACCCTAATCAAATGTGCAAATACCACGGTACACATGGTCATAGAACCGAAGACTATAGACGGTTGAGGGAGGAAGTAACCCGTCTATTCAacgagggtcaccttcgagaattcttaagtgatcggACCAAGAACCACTTCAAAAACAAAGATTCAAACAGGCAGAACGAGCAGGAAGAGCCACAATATGTAATTCACATGATCCTTAGTGGGGTTGATATCCCTCAAGGACCGGTATTCAAACATACCAAAGTGACAATCACGAGGGAGAAGCGAACTCGGGACTACTTACTAGAAGaaaccttgtctttcaacgacGAGGACGCAGAAGGGATTGGATAATCTCACAACGACacactggtaatatctatccttatgaataaaattcaagttaaacgtatgttgattgatccaggtatcTCGGTAAATATTATTTGATCAAGGATCATAGAGCAACTCGGCCTCCAAGATCAAATTATGTCCGCAGCTTGGGTACTTAAcgacttcaacatggcaagtgaaaccaccaaaggggaaatcattCTGCCAGTAAATGTGACTGGGATcatccaagaaacaaagttcCATGTGATCGAAGGCGTCATGAGGTACAATGCGCTGCCCGGAAGACCTTGAATTCATAATATGGGAGCAGTACCCTCGACGCttcatcaagtcttgaaattcccaacaTCGAAAGGAATCAAAATGATGTAAGCTGAACAACCCGTTGCCAAAGAAATGTTTGTAGTTGATGAGGTATACCAATATTGGCGTTGTCATCAACAAAGGGATTGAAGTCGAAGGGAAAGCaagaagtcaaatagcaaccacaatCACCTGCCTCGGCCCGATCGGAGGAGCAGGAAAATTTCGAGGATgatgattatatgatacctcgaaccttcatAATCCCTGATGATTCCGATGCAACGAAGTCAACGGTTGAAAAGCTGGAATAAATCATACTGATCGAGCATCTGcctgatcgaaaggtatacctgggcactgggttaactcccgagctcaggaaaaaaatCATTCAATTCCTTTTAAATAGCATGGATTGTTTACTtggtcccacctagatatgacagAGATCCCACCGGAGATCAATATGCATCGATTAAGCTTGGACCCGAAGTTTCACCCGGTGAAACAAAAAAGAAGACCTcaatccgaggtaaaacatgcattcatcaaggacgaggtaacaaaacttcTCAATATAGGATCCAatcgggaggtaaaatatcccgaatggttagcaaacgtagttgtagtctctaaaaagggaaacaaacttagaatgtgcataggctataaagatttaaacaaagcatgccctaaagattctttttatTTACCGAATATCGATCACATGATTGATGCCACAGCCGGCCACGAGATCtttagttttctcgatgcctactccgagTACAATTAGATACAAATGATCCTGGAGGAtaaggaaaagacttcgtttatcACTAAATACGAAACCTATTGCCATAATGTAATACCGTTCGGACTAAAAAATGTTGGTGCTACTTATCAATgcctagtaaatcgaatgttcgaagaacaaataggtaaatcaatggaggtttatattgatgatatgctagttaagtccctacgagcagaggagaatttgaaacatttgcaggagaCCTTCGATATTCTGAGgaaatacaatatgaagctcaacccggagaaatgtgcattcggagtTGGTTCGGGCAAGTTCCTCGGTTTTATGATATCAAATCGGGGGATCGAAATCAACCCTgataaaatcaaggcaatcgaAGATATCACAACTTTTGATAATGTCAAGGCTGTATAGAGGTTAACGGGGCGCATAGCTGCCCTGGGTCAATTTATTTCGAGATCTTCATATAGGAGCCACCGTTTTTCTCACTGCttaagaaaaagagaaattttgCATGGACCCCAAAATATCAACAGgctttggaagaactcaaacGATACCTGTCGAGCCTGCCATTGCTTCACACCCCAAAGGCGGGCAAGCAACTTTACTTGTACTTAGCGGTCTCAGAGATAGCGGCAAGTGGGGTCTTAGTTCGAGAAaagcaaggtacacaatttcctatctattatTTTAGTCGGACCTTTGGTGAAGCCAAGACTCGGTACCCACACTTAAAAAAATTAGCGCTTGCTTTAATAAGcacctctaggaaattaaaatcaTATTTGTAATGTCACCCAATTTGTGTTGTAACCACCTACCCCCTTTGCACAAGCCCGAACTCTCGGGCCGATTGGCTAAATGGGTCATCGAgatcagcgggtacgatatcgagtatcaaccccgaacgaccatcaagtctcaaatcttggcagacttcgtggccgacttcacACCAGCCCTCGTACCTGAGGTCGAAAAGGaactattattaaaatcgtgtACATCATCGGGGGTGTGGACCCTCTTCACGGATGGCACTTCGAACGTGAAGGGGTCGGGGCTAGGCATcgttttgaagccacccacaggtAATACGATTAGACAGTCTATCAAAACTTCAAAAtaaactaacaatgaggccgagtatgaggacATGATTGCAACTCTCGAGTTAGTTAAGAGCTTGGGAGCTGAGGTCATCGAGGTCAAGTGTGACTCCCAActtgtggtaaatcaagtcaacAGAACTTTTGAGGTTTGAGAAGATCGAATGCAGAGATACTTGGACAAAATTTTAAGTGTCTCTACATCGATTTaaagatgttacaccccatgttt
This sequence is a window from Nicotiana sylvestris chromosome 3, ASM39365v2, whole genome shotgun sequence. Protein-coding genes within it:
- the LOC104243907 gene encoding YTH domain-containing protein ECT4-like isoform X1 → MAAVVPSSDQTADLLQDLHLDSENKSLQARDSTKQVSSVQYAPVEPGTMANGMNKPFERPISPFNQDFTGPSMFYSPNGYTSPTYPSSTYYYGGYDGSSGNEWDGLASADGVEMPQGMFGDYQHGYGYAPYGTYSPSGSHVGHDRQLYGPQQYQYPSSYFQSASSTSGSYPSNQGNTSQTVVSPSVAPDQVQFPAESTKANQSRVGSTVTHRTNTSKSVRPTYQNSSVKSSDSYGWGGIPSVSPWVSSAVPHGSNFSSGGTQNLRPLPHSVGMQHPRASSAMGGYMNQMYPNNRMYGQYGNAFRSGLEFSPSIYDLRTGGRDWLVADYKYRPRGRGNGLFINSNESADGLNELNRGPRGKGFKDQKDSEPISLAVKGQSLPLKGNCDEDNLPLFPDREQYNKDDFPETYTDAKFFVIKSYSEDDIHKSIKYGVWASTPNGNKKLDAAYREAEEKSGGCPVFLLFSVNASGQFVGLAEMIGPVDFDKTVEYWQQDKWNGCFPVKWHIVKDVPNSTLRHITLENNENKPVTNSRDTQEVKSELGFQILKIFKTHSSKTCILDDFDFYEGRQKIMQEKKAKQRQLNKQVGNVNQSAALTQITEQDRPVDKEWSKIPASSGGSAGLPRSEDGELKPSEEIRSTTASKDQLNVKDNEVLLNGTGSAC
- the LOC104243907 gene encoding YTH domain-containing protein ECT2-like isoform X2; protein product: MAAVVPSSDQTADLLQDLHLDSENKSLQARDSTKQVSSVQYAPVEPGTMANGMNKPFERPISPFNQDFTGPSMFYSPNGYTSPTYPSSTYYYGGYDGSSGNEWDGLASADGVEMPQGMQHPRASSAMGGYMNQMYPNNRMYGQYGNAFRSGLEFSPSIYDLRTGGRDWLVADYKYRPRGRGNGLFINSNESADGLNELNRGPRGKGFKDQKDSEPISLAVKGQSLPLKGNCDEDNLPLFPDREQYNKDDFPETYTDAKFFVIKSYSEDDIHKSIKYGVWASTPNGNKKLDAAYREAEEKSGGCPVFLLFSVNASGQFVGLAEMIGPVDFDKTVEYWQQDKWNGCFPVKWHIVKDVPNSTLRHITLENNENKPVTNSRDTQEVKSELGFQILKIFKTHSSKTCILDDFDFYEGRQKIMQEKKAKQRQLNKQVGNVNQSAALTQITEQDRPVDKEWSKIPASSGGSAGLPRSEDGELKPSEEIRSTTASKDQLNVKDNEVLLNGTGSAC
- the LOC138887241 gene encoding uncharacterized protein, whose amino-acid sequence is MLADSFEKAHAGAIKVATRKSDLFKVRQKDNEMLREFVVRFQTERMDLPPVTDVWDVQAFTQGLNTRSSIASQQLKQNLIEYPVVTWDNVHNRYQSKIRVEDDQLGTPIGSIYPDKPVDRVKRDVDRESRSNRDRYQPYNGDRRNNGPGTLIKCANTTVHMVIEPKTIDG